In Gallus gallus isolate bGalGal1 chromosome Z, bGalGal1.mat.broiler.GRCg7b, whole genome shotgun sequence, one DNA window encodes the following:
- the TPPP2 gene encoding tubulin polymerization-promoting protein family member 2, with product MPIGDVTCSGDHLQVDISLAAHSLPAPSLHSSNMSGLEESFRKFAVYGDTAASGNNMTGKNFSKMCKECGVMDGKAVTSTDIDIVFNKVKTKGARTINFVEFQQAMKEICVKRFKGKSPEEALQAVYGLIEGKEPSNVGTTKVAKVAGVDRLTDTSKYTGSHKERFDESGKGKGLAGREDLTDNSGYVGAYKGAGTYDKTH from the exons ATGCCCATTGGTGATGTCACTTGTTCTGGAGACCATCTGCAAGTAGACATCAGTCTAGCAGCACAttccctgccagctccttctcTCCACAGCAGCAACATGTCTGGGCTAGAAGAATCTTTCCGTAAATTTGCAGTATATGGTGACACAGCTGCCAGTGGCAACAACATGACagggaaaaacttctccaagaTGTGCAAAGAGTGTGGGGTGATGGATGGAAAAGCTGTGACCAGCACTGACATTGACATCGTATTTAACAAAGTCAA GACCAAGGGCGCCCGCACCATCAATTTTGTTGAGTTCCAGCAGGCCATGAAGGAGATCTGTGTTAAGCGTTTCAAGGGCAAATCACCAGAGGAAGCCCTGCAAGCTGTGTATGGCCTCATTGAAGGGAAGGAGCCAAGCAACGTGGGCACCACA AAAGTTGCCAAAGTAGCTGGGGTCGACAGGCTGACGGACACTAGCAAATACACTGGCAGTCACAAAGAGCGCTTTGATGAGAGCGGCAAAGGGAAAGGACTTGCTGGCCGTGAGGACCTGACAGACAACAGCGGCTACGTTGGTGCCTATAAGGGAGCCGGCACTTATGATAAGACTCACTAG